The following are encoded together in the Tamandua tetradactyla isolate mTamTet1 chromosome 14, mTamTet1.pri, whole genome shotgun sequence genome:
- the LOC143654933 gene encoding olfactory receptor 4K14-like, translating to MDKENQSLVSEFVLLGLSHSWNMKILLLMIFLVLYLTIVLGNIVIMILIITDLHLHSPMYFLLANLSFVDIFLSSIPTPKMITDFLRESKNISFGGCMCQILFVHFIGGGEMVLLVVMAYDHYVAICKPLHYSTIMSSRKCIGLVVVSWTIGFVHAMSQMAVIVRLPFCGPREIDSFFCDIPLLIKLACMDSYTLGILMNSDSGVLAMTCFILLLISYTYILLIVHQSSKTGTSQALSTCTAHITVVVLFFGPCIFIYVWPLSITWVDKFLAVFYSVITPLLNPSIYTMRNKEIKSAMKRFRSSYIDFKRKF from the coding sequence atggataaagaaaatcaATCTCTTGTTTCAGAATTTGTGCTCCTGGGACTTAGCCATTCATGGAATATGAAAATTTTACTCTTAATGATATTTTTGGTGCTTTACCTAACTATTGTACTTGGAAATATTGTTATCATGATCTTAATCATCACTGACCTCCATCTCCATTCCCCCATGTACTTCTTGTTGGCCAATTTGTCATTTGTTGATATATTTCTTTCCTCAATTCCCACACCTAAGATGATCACAGACTTTCTCAGGGAGAGTAAGAACATTTCCTTTGGAGGCTGCATGTGCCAGATcctttttgtccattttattggaGGGGGCGAGATGGTGCTATTGGTggtgatggcctatgaccactACGTGGCCATCTGCAAGCCTCTGCACTACTCTACCATTATGAGCTCGCGAAAGTGCATTGGGTTGGTGGTGGTTTCCTGGACAATTGGCTTCGTGCATGCCATGAGTCAAATGGCTGTGATTGTGCGGCTACCCTTCTGTGGCCCCAGGGAAATAGACAGCTTCTTCTGTGATATACCACTGCTGATCAAGCTTGCATGCATGGATTCTTATACTTTGGGAATACTAATGAATTCTGACAGTGGGGTCCTAGCCATGACCTGCTTTATTCTGTTACTGATATCCTACACATACATTCTCTTAATTGTCCACCAAAGCTCTAAAACAGGTACATCGCAGGCACTGTCCACCTGCACTGCCCATATCACGGTGGTGGTACTCTTCTTTGGGCCCTGCATCTTCATTTATGTGTGGCCACTCAGCATTACTTGGGTGGACAAATTTCTTGCTGTGTTTTATTCTGTTATCACCCCTCTTTTGAATCCATCCATTTATACCAtgagaaataaagagataaaaagtgCTATGAAGAGATTTAGAAGCTCTTACATAGATTTCAAGAGAAAATTTTAA